The stretch of DNA GCGCGGAGGCTCATTATGGTTTTGCGGTGGCGCAAAGTGCCCACGAGGTGGCGATGCATCATTTTAATCGTGCCCTTGCGTTGAAGCCTGAGTATCCGGAGGCCGAACTTGCCCGCCTTTATACCCAACTCAAGGCCTGCTACTGGAATGGCCTCTCCAGCCGCATCGCGCGAGTGAGCGAAATGGCGCAAGACCAGTCCATGCCGGCGTTGTAGCCCTTCTGGTTTGTGGCGATTTCGCCTTCACGCAAAGCCCAACAACAGTGCGCACGCAAATGGGCCCGCCTGAAAATGCCTCCGATCGCGCCCCTTGCGCGCGACAACATCCAGGTAGGGCACCCTAAGAAGACCTCGCTGGTTTGGGTAGGGTTTCTCTCGGGAGATTTGCGTTCGCATGCCGTCGTGGAGTTACTGAAGGAGGTATTGCCTTGCATCGATCCGCGCCGCTGCGAGCTCTTCGCGTACGACTCAAGTCCCGATGACGGCAGCGCAACGCGAAGGGAACTCCTGGCTTCATTCCGCGAAGCTCGTCCCGTGGCTACCCTGGACATGCACGCGCTTGCCAACACCATCGCCTCAGATGACATCGACGTGCTGGTGGATCTCTCCGGTTACACGCAACACTCCCGCTCCAAAGTGCTCGCCTTGCGTCCCGCGCCAGTGCAAGTGAGTTATCTCGGATTTCCGGGAGCCATGGGGTGGAGCGCGGTGGATTATTTGTTGGCCGACGATTACCTCGTCCACGCATTACACGAGGCCGGCTACGACGAGCGTATCGTGCGCTTGCCGCTTTGCTACCAACCGGCCCGGCGCTTCGATCTGGATACGAACGCGATTCCCGCCCGCGAATCCATGGGATTGCCAAAGGAGGGGATCGTGTTCGCGTGCTTTGGCAACCCCTACAAATTGCGGCCGGAGATGTTCGAGTGCTGGCTGCGCATATTGCGGCAGGTGCCTGGAAGCGTACTGTGGTTCGCGCGTTATAACGATATCGCCGAAAGCGCGCTGCGTGCCTTTACGAAGCCGAGCTGATCGTCGCGTTGTACCGAAAATCCAAGACCAACGGCGTCGAATAGCCCGCGCCCAGGGTCTTAAGGGTTAGCCCATGGCGGATGCCTTCACCGCCGTTACGCGCTTGTTGCTCGAAGGCGCCCTTCTTAGGGATTCCCGCGAAGGGGCGGAAAACCCGAAATGGACGCCCGGCACCCAGGTGAAAGCCGAGGTGCGCGCCGTCATCGAACCATACCGGGCCCTGCTCCAAATCGGCCAACACGTCGTGGATGCCAGGCTACCAGTCCCGGTGAAGCTAGGGGAGCGCTTGCCGTTGCGCGTGGTGGAACCATTCCCGAAACTCGTGTTTGCGCTGGAGCCGGAAGACGCCCCGGCGGCGCAACGCAGCCAGGTGAGCATGAGTTCGGCGGCGCGGGTGATCGCCGAAGTCATACGCAATGCGGAGCCTGGGCAGACCAAGCCGTTGCAGCTCACGCAGCCATTGCCTCTGCCCCAAGGTGCGGCGCCACGCCCCGAGGAAATCGCACATAGCCTGAAGCAAGCCCTGGAACGCAGCGGGTTGTTCTACGAGAAGCATCAAGCTCGCTGGATATCGGGGGAATATCCCTTGGCGGAGCTTGCGCGCGAGCCCCAAGCCAAGACATACCGGCCGGTTGGTACCGCCAGTCCGGTGTACACGGAAATCCCGCCCGGCCCGACACTCCCCGATGAGGGGGTGTTACCAGCGGCGAAAAGCTCGCGGCCACTCTGAAGGAGGGCTCTTTTCCCCGTATGCCAGCGGAAGTGCCTCTGCGGGCACAACTGGATTTGATCGAGGGCCGCCCGGTCATGGTGGCCATCCTGGGTTGGGAGCCGCGGGAGGCGCATTGGGAGTTACCGCGGAAGGGTCAGGCTGAGCGGGAAGAAGACATTTGGACTACCCAACTGCAACTGAATTTCCCGCGTTTGGGGCAAATGACCGCGCGCATCCGCCTGGCCGGCGACAGTTTGGCCCTCGCCTTGACCGCGGAATCTGGACAAACCAGGGCTGAATTGGCCGCGCGGCAGGAGGCCCTCAAGGCTGCGGGCCTTAGCCTGTCTGCCTTGGCGGTGAGCCATCGCGATGGGTGAGGAGCGACGCCACGCGGTTGCCCTGACATACCGGAAGGACGATCAAGCCCCCAAGGTGGTGGCGAAAGGGCGTGGCCTCATCGCGGAAGAGATCATTGCGCGCGCCAAGGAGGCGGATATATTCGTCCACGAATCCGCCGAGCTGGTCTCCATGCTCATGCAGGTGGAGCTGGACCAGCACATCCCGCCCCAACTCTACCGCGCCATCGCGGAATTGCTAGCCTGGTTGTATCGCATCGAGGCAGGTGAGAACGTTCCCGCCCCAGTAGGCCCTAGTTCTGCAGCGCTTGCAGCAGCTCGCTCTCCAGGCGAATAACCTCCATCGTATTTTTCAATACATCCCCTGCCACCACGAAGGTATCTTCCGCGCGCTCGCCCATGGTGTTGATCTTGGCATTATGCAAATCCACTTCGTAGCGCACCAGGACTCGCGCGATGCTGGACAGCAACCCAGGGCGGTCGCCGGCAGTGATGGACAGGTAGTAGGCGTTGCCGCGCTCATCGGGGCGCAGGGACACTTCGGGAGACACGGGGAAGCTCTTCAGGCGGCGGCTAATGCGGCCCTTTACCGGAGGAGGCAGGGGCGCGTCGCGTTCCAGTTGCGCGCATAACTCGTGTTCGATGTAGTTTAGGAGATCACGGTAATTGGCCGCATTGGGCTCGGGGCTCATCACCTGGAAAGTGTCCAGGGCGTAGCCGTGCAAAGTGGTGTGGATGCGCGCTTCTATGATGGAGAACTGTACACGCTCGAAGAACGCGCATATCTGGGCGAAAAGATTCTTTCGGTCGGGTGTGTAGATCAATACCTGGATACCTTCGCCCGCGGGGCTTACGCGCGCTTTCACCACGGGTACGGGCGTATTGACGCGGTAGTTGAGCACGCGCGTGTGCCACGCTATCTCGCGCGCATCGTGGCGCAGAAAGTAAGCGGTATCGAACTGCGCCCATAACTTCTCGTGGGCATCGTCGGGCACGGCGTAGAGCCTTAATTTTTCGAGCGCGAGTTTTTGCCGCGATTGCAGGCGCTCGCCGCTCGGATCGCGGTCGCCTCCGAGAAAACGCCGCGCGGACCAGAACAGATCTTCCAGCAATTTGCCCTTCCAGGCGTTCCACACCTTGGGACTGGTGCCGCGAATATCCGCCACCGTAAGAAGATAGAGCGCGATCAAGCGCCGCTCGTCGCGCACCAGCATGGCGAAATCGGCGATGACCTTGGGATCGGCGAGATCTTTTTTTTGCGCGGTCGAGGACATCACCAGATGCTGCTCCACCAGCCACACCACCAATTCGGTATCCGTCTTGTCCATCCCGTGACTACGGCAAAAACGCGTGGCATCAGCGCTGCCCAAAGCGGAGTGGTCGCCCCCGCGGCCTTTGGCGATATCGTGTAAGAGGCCAGCGAGGTAGAGCAGTTCAGGCTTGGGGAATTCGCTCATCAGCCGGCTGCACAGGGGATATTCGTGAGCCATCTCCGGCACGGCGAAACGGCGTAAATTGCGCACCACCATGAGAATGTGTTCGTCGACGGCATACACGTGATAGAGATCGTGCTGCATCTGGCCCACGATGCGCCCGAAGGCGGGAAGGTAGCGCCCGAGCACGCCGTAGCGGTTCATGCGCCGCAAAGCGTGCGTGAGCCCGCT from Betaproteobacteria bacterium encodes:
- a CDS encoding flagellar hook-length control protein FliK yields the protein MPAEVPLRAQLDLIEGRPVMVAILGWEPREAHWELPRKGQAEREEDIWTTQLQLNFPRLGQMTARIRLAGDSLALALTAESGQTRAELAARQEALKAAGLSLSALAVSHRDG
- a CDS encoding [protein-PII] uridylyltransferase — its product is MGAHRAGHRRGIRDPHAVGRDSSPACLPAGGRFQPRGVAPIALNQVPVAHYREVVSRERAALKIHFLSTGRPGPLLRKHAALVDRVLRSVWRGAEVLGPLALVAVGGYARRTLFPHSDVDVLILVPEQDQSLREQAGALIAPIWDIGLETGHSIRTIGECLDEAARDITIQTTLLEARWVAGSRALFREFSERVAQSLDPKRFLEAKLLEQQQRHNRFNDTASNLEPNIKEGLGGLRDLNTILWVSQAASLGASWHALALHQLLTASEAKRISQHEAVLQTLRIRLHYQAGRREDRLLFDLQAPLAKQLSLEDTPQRLGSERVMQRYFRTAREVTALNEVLLHNLRTRIDASAGVPTTPINERFVAEHEYLKATDENVFERQPGALLECFSLLQQHPELKGLAAGTLRALWRGTRLIGHRFRRDPANQRVFLGLFQHGSGLTHALRRMNRYGVLGRYLPAFGRIVGQMQHDLYHVYAVDEHILMVVRNLRRFAVPEMAHEYPLCSRLMSEFPKPELLYLAGLLHDIAKGRGGDHSALGSADATRFCRSHGMDKTDTELVVWLVEQHLVMSSTAQKKDLADPKVIADFAMLVRDERRLIALYLLTVADIRGTSPKVWNAWKGKLLEDLFWSARRFLGGDRDPSGERLQSRQKLALEKLRLYAVPDDAHEKLWAQFDTAYFLRHDAREIAWHTRVLNYRVNTPVPVVKARVSPAGEGIQVLIYTPDRKNLFAQICAFFERVQFSIIEARIHTTLHGYALDTFQVMSPEPNAANYRDLLNYIEHELCAQLERDAPLPPPVKGRISRRLKSFPVSPEVSLRPDERGNAYYLSITAGDRPGLLSSIARVLVRYEVDLHNAKINTMGERAEDTFVVAGDVLKNTMEVIRLESELLQALQN